A single Alicyclobacillus vulcanalis DNA region contains:
- a CDS encoding aldo/keto reductase encodes MRTMTLGPTHLEVPVVGIGCMRIQNLSPAEAERYIQTALELGANFFDHADIYGGGECESRFADALHMNDDVRERVLIQSKCGIRKGMYDFSKEHILEAVDGSLKRLKTDYLDVLLLHRPDALVEPEEVAEAFERLQTQGKVRYFGVSNHKPMQIELLKKYVRQPIVANQLQLSITNATMIAQGMNLNMGNEWAVDRDESILDYCRLHDITIQPWSPFLYGFFEGVFLDNPKFPELNRKLDEIAARYGVSNVTIAIAWLLRHPAKMQPIVGTMNIERLQASCKAAEIQLTREEWYEIYLAAGYMLP; translated from the coding sequence ATGCGTACGATGACACTTGGTCCTACCCATCTCGAGGTGCCGGTCGTCGGGATCGGCTGTATGCGCATCCAGAACCTGAGCCCGGCTGAAGCCGAGCGCTACATCCAGACAGCTCTCGAACTGGGCGCAAACTTCTTCGATCACGCCGACATCTACGGCGGGGGCGAGTGCGAATCCAGGTTCGCGGATGCGCTTCACATGAACGACGATGTGCGGGAGCGCGTGCTGATTCAGTCGAAGTGCGGCATTCGCAAAGGCATGTACGACTTCTCCAAAGAGCACATCTTGGAGGCGGTCGACGGCAGCCTCAAGCGGCTGAAGACGGATTACCTCGACGTGCTCTTGTTGCACAGGCCCGATGCCCTCGTGGAACCCGAAGAGGTAGCGGAGGCGTTCGAGCGCTTGCAGACACAAGGAAAGGTGCGGTATTTCGGTGTTTCGAACCACAAGCCCATGCAAATTGAGCTTCTAAAAAAGTATGTCCGCCAACCGATTGTGGCCAATCAACTGCAGCTGAGCATCACCAACGCCACGATGATCGCGCAGGGTATGAATCTCAACATGGGGAATGAATGGGCCGTCGATCGCGACGAGAGCATTCTGGATTACTGCAGGTTGCACGATATCACCATTCAACCCTGGTCGCCGTTTCTGTATGGATTCTTCGAAGGCGTGTTTCTTGACAATCCGAAGTTTCCGGAGCTCAACCGCAAGCTGGACGAAATTGCGGCTCGCTACGGCGTGTCCAATGTAACCATCGCCATTGCTTGGCTGCTGCGTCACCCGGCGAAAATGCAGCCGATTGTCGGGACGATGAATATCGAACGGCTGCAGGCCTCTTGCAAGGCTGCCGAGATCCAGCTGACCCGGGAGGAGTGGTACGAAATCTACCTCGCCGCCGGCTACATGTTGCCCTGA